The nucleotide sequence GGAGGCTGGGGTGGCGCGACTGCTGGAGATCCTCGCCATCGAGCTGCTGCCGGTGCTGGGTGGACTGGTCGGGCTGCTGCTGGCGCTGCTGATCTGGCGGCGGTGGCGGCGTCGGCAGCCGACCGGTGTGCGCCCGCGCCGGGCGCGTCGCAAGTCGATCCTCAACGAGCCTGGGCGGGCGTTCCTGGACGCCCTGGACCGGGCAATCGGCCGCGAGTATCGGGTATTCGTGCGGGTCCCGGCGGCCGAGGTGGTCCAGGTGCTGGGAGAGGGGAACGCCGAGCGGCGTAAAGCCGAGGAGGACAGGCTCGTGCGGCAGCGCTTCGACTTCCTGCTCTGCGACCCGGACACGCTGGCCCCGCTCTGCGCCATCCAGATGGACGCCCGCGACCGCGACGGTGGCCAGAGCGTCTTCATTGGCGAGCTCTGCCGGGAGATCGGCCTGCCGCTGCTGCGGGTGCCCGAGCGACCCGCCTATGCGGTGAGCCGCCTGCGCAATCTGATCCGCGAGCGTGTGGCGGCGGCCGAGGTGCCCGGCGTCGATGCGAGCCGCGAGCCGTGGATCGGCGAGGCCACGGAGCCGGTGGAGGACACGGAAACCGGCACCGCCGGAGCGGCCCCGGCGGACGGCCCGAGCTGCCCGCGCTGCGGCAGCGGGATGACGGCGCGGGCGGTGACCACCGGCGCCCACGCCGGGCGGCGGGTCTGGCGTTGCGCGCGCTATCCCGAGTGCCCGGCCGTGGTCACGGACGCCCGCGCCCGGGAGTGACGCTTGCCATTCAACGTGTCCATTCGTCATCTGAAGACGCTGATCGCCGTCTCCGAGCACGGTTCCTTCGCGGCGGCCGCCGATGCGGTATGCCTGACCCAGTCCGCGGTCAGCCAGCAGATGAAGGCACTGGAGGAGCAGCTCGGGGTCGAGCTCTTCGACCGGCACCGGCGACCGCCGGAGCTGAATCCGCGGGGCCGGGCGCTCATACAGCGTGCCCGCCAGCTGGTCTATCTCTACGAGCGCCTGCATGACGAGGCCGGCGGCGAGTCCGAGCTGACGGGGCTGCTGGAGATCGGCGCCGTACCGACCACCCTGACCGGCATGGTGCCTCGCGCGCTCGTCCGCCTGCGGGCCAGCCAACCCACGCTCCAGGTACGCGTCTCCAGCGGCCTTTCGGCTGAGCTGCTCGCCCGCCTCGACCGTGGCGACCTGGACGCGGCGGTGGTCAGCGAGCCCAAGCCCGTGCCCACCGGCATGCTCTGGCACCCTGTGGCCGAGGAGCCGCTGATGGTGATCGCGCCGGCGGACTGCAGTGGTGACGATTACCGGGCGCTGCTCACCGAGCTGCCT is from Spiribacter halobius and encodes:
- a CDS encoding DUF2726 domain-containing protein, with product MARLLEILAIELLPVLGGLVGLLLALLIWRRWRRRQPTGVRPRRARRKSILNEPGRAFLDALDRAIGREYRVFVRVPAAEVVQVLGEGNAERRKAEEDRLVRQRFDFLLCDPDTLAPLCAIQMDARDRDGGQSVFIGELCREIGLPLLRVPERPAYAVSRLRNLIRERVAAAEVPGVDASREPWIGEATEPVEDTETGTAGAAPADGPSCPRCGSGMTARAVTTGAHAGRRVWRCARYPECPAVVTDARARE
- a CDS encoding LysR family transcriptional regulator, whose translation is MPFNVSIRHLKTLIAVSEHGSFAAAADAVCLTQSAVSQQMKALEEQLGVELFDRHRRPPELNPRGRALIQRARQLVYLYERLHDEAGGESELTGLLEIGAVPTTLTGMVPRALVRLRASQPTLQVRVSSGLSAELLARLDRGDLDAAVVSEPKPVPTGMLWHPVAEEPLMVIAPADCSGDDYRALLTELPFIRFSRNAWVGHSIQRKLLDLGVHVNEAMELDSLEAIRQMVRHGLGVSIVPVPAVTPEDAGGLRTLPFGDPPQSRGVGLLERQEHLKMGLTAALLRELQAVAEP